In Ignavibacteriales bacterium, a single genomic region encodes these proteins:
- a CDS encoding flagellar protein FlgN produces MRTAEQLADVLQTEADVSDELLNAMERKQESLIYFKADVMADAVDRERSLLNRMRDLELERVTIVADIVSALPAFKDKRGGATVSDVVHYVGGNTGTRLSELAQRIKTVGLRVQHTNQQNRLLLDSSARFIKHTLRILTDDNARQLVDKTI; encoded by the coding sequence ATGAGGACAGCCGAACAGCTCGCTGATGTGCTGCAAACCGAGGCAGACGTCTCGGACGAACTGCTCAACGCGATGGAAAGGAAACAAGAATCGCTCATCTATTTCAAAGCGGATGTCATGGCTGACGCTGTGGATCGTGAACGCTCGCTGCTCAATCGAATGCGGGATCTCGAGCTGGAGCGTGTGACAATTGTGGCGGACATCGTTTCTGCCTTGCCTGCGTTCAAAGACAAGCGTGGGGGCGCGACGGTGAGCGATGTCGTACACTACGTCGGCGGAAACACCGGGACGCGGCTCTCTGAGCTTGCGCAGAGGATCAAGACCGTGGGCCTGCGCGTCCAGCATACGAACCAGCAGAACCGCCTACTGCTCGATAGCTCGGCCCGGTTCATCAAGCACACACTCCGGATACTGACTGACGACAATGCCCGTCAGCTTGTGGACAAGACAATCTAA